In Rahnella sikkimica, the following are encoded in one genomic region:
- the yiaK gene encoding 3-dehydro-L-gulonate 2-dehydrogenase, with protein sequence MQRIEFSLMQQTIQRALLNAGLDEESARTCARIHTESSCDGIASHGLNRVARFVDYVQKGWINIHAKPEQEKSLGAIAIYNGNRGIGITNALFAVEKAAEMAKEYGVGIVAMKNSSHWMRGGSYGWHAATRGMAAICWTNTESCMPAWGGKNTRIGNNPFVMAVPRAKGPIVLDMAMSQYSYGKLQVTRLKNEKLPYPGGYDSQGNLTDDPGPIEASMRILPTGYWKGSGLAIVLDAMAALLSAGSPTNEIDKIGEGSCTGASQIFMVFDPAQLGGTQFTERMADSVADYVNQSEPAENSRDVRYPGQTAALNREQNRRLGIPVDDAVWDEVMGLAE encoded by the coding sequence ATGCAAAGAATTGAATTCAGCCTGATGCAACAAACCATCCAGCGCGCCTTGCTCAACGCGGGGCTGGATGAAGAAAGCGCGCGGACGTGTGCGCGGATCCACACCGAATCGAGCTGCGACGGCATTGCCTCGCACGGCCTGAACCGGGTAGCGCGCTTTGTCGATTACGTGCAAAAAGGGTGGATTAATATTCACGCCAAACCCGAGCAGGAAAAATCGCTCGGCGCCATCGCCATCTATAACGGCAATCGCGGCATCGGCATCACTAATGCGCTGTTCGCCGTCGAAAAAGCCGCCGAAATGGCAAAAGAATACGGCGTCGGGATTGTCGCCATGAAAAACAGCAGCCACTGGATGCGCGGCGGAAGTTATGGCTGGCACGCCGCCACACGCGGCATGGCGGCTATTTGCTGGACGAACACCGAATCGTGCATGCCCGCCTGGGGCGGCAAAAATACCCGCATCGGCAATAACCCGTTTGTGATGGCGGTGCCCAGAGCCAAAGGCCCGATCGTGCTGGATATGGCGATGTCGCAATATTCCTACGGCAAGTTGCAGGTAACGCGGCTGAAAAATGAAAAACTGCCGTATCCCGGCGGTTATGACAGCCAGGGAAATCTCACCGACGATCCCGGCCCGATTGAGGCATCCATGCGCATTTTGCCCACCGGTTACTGGAAAGGTTCCGGCCTGGCGATTGTGCTCGACGCCATGGCCGCACTGCTCTCCGCCGGTTCGCCGACAAATGAAATCGATAAAATTGGCGAAGGCAGTTGCACCGGCGCGAGCCAGATTTTCATGGTCTTCGATCCGGCGCAGCTTGGCGGCACACAATTCACCGAACGCATGGCCGACAGCGTGGCAGATTACGTGAATCAGTCAGAGCCCGCCGAAAACAGCCGCGATGTGCGTTATCCCGGCCAGACGGCGGCGTTAAACCGCGAACAAAACCGCCGTCTCGGCATTCCCGTCGACGATGCCGTCTGGGATGAAGTGATGGGGCTGGCGGAATAA
- a CDS encoding MFS transporter, protein MINHHKERPISLKNMLAYGGGDFFGGGCFAVLGLWIMFFYTTYAGLSPAEAGAVIASARLLDAFFDPLMGYVTDNFYRHPLGKKYGRRGFFFLLGAPLIMVTYIIMWVSGMGFWYYLFTYILFYAAYTLAIVPYETLAAEMTSSFKMRTKLTGVRMFFSTGAAILAAWLPGRIIAYLGEDSSSSFLIMGVIFGVLFAVVILLLYFYTWERPIPVDVDTPKLSFRRDMKHLFKSLVSTMKVRTFRQHVGMYLGGYVALDVLGAVLAYYIIFVLGQNAVTASNAMTLMTLTQFVCVALFIFLCMKLGNGSAYRIAQLFMLASVGLFLSIHLLQLPFNMALIYLSVILMGVGRSGTSYVCWNIYSFIPDVDEMLTGKRREGIFAGVMTFVRKAVQAVALFTVGLLLQHYGFTPKSATQPAEAVYGITLVFGTGSVVFLLIGLYSAMKFRLTRHNHSLLVNEIERLKAGGSKYDVTPETRLIAEQLTGWPYEKCWGDNTILSQAEGHSPLTSPELSTGADNAKN, encoded by the coding sequence ATGATTAATCATCATAAAGAAAGACCGATATCACTCAAAAATATGCTGGCCTATGGCGGAGGCGATTTCTTCGGCGGCGGTTGTTTTGCGGTATTAGGTTTATGGATTATGTTTTTCTATACCACATACGCCGGATTAAGCCCGGCGGAGGCCGGTGCCGTTATTGCTTCTGCCCGGTTGCTGGATGCCTTTTTCGATCCGCTGATGGGATATGTGACCGATAATTTTTATCGTCATCCGTTGGGTAAAAAATATGGCCGTCGCGGGTTCTTCTTCTTACTTGGCGCACCGCTGATTATGGTGACATACATTATTATGTGGGTCAGCGGCATGGGGTTCTGGTATTACCTGTTTACGTATATTTTATTCTACGCGGCTTATACGCTGGCGATTGTGCCTTATGAAACGCTGGCGGCAGAAATGACCTCCAGTTTTAAAATGCGCACCAAACTCACCGGCGTCAGAATGTTCTTTTCAACCGGCGCGGCAATATTAGCCGCCTGGCTTCCGGGACGAATTATTGCGTATCTCGGCGAAGATTCATCTTCATCATTTCTGATTATGGGCGTCATATTTGGCGTGCTGTTCGCCGTGGTGATCCTGCTGCTCTATTTCTACACCTGGGAACGCCCGATCCCCGTTGATGTGGACACGCCAAAATTGTCTTTCCGACGTGACATGAAGCACCTGTTTAAATCCCTGGTTTCCACCATGAAGGTGCGGACTTTTCGCCAGCACGTCGGGATGTATCTGGGCGGTTATGTCGCGCTGGATGTTCTCGGTGCCGTGCTTGCGTACTACATTATTTTTGTCCTCGGGCAAAATGCCGTGACGGCGTCCAATGCGATGACGCTCATGACGCTGACTCAGTTTGTCTGCGTGGCCTTATTTATTTTCCTGTGTATGAAGTTAGGTAATGGTTCCGCGTACCGCATCGCGCAATTATTTATGCTGGCAAGCGTCGGGTTATTTTTATCCATTCATCTTTTGCAACTGCCTTTTAATATGGCACTGATTTATCTCTCCGTTATTTTAATGGGCGTCGGACGTTCCGGGACCAGCTATGTCTGCTGGAATATCTACAGTTTTATTCCGGATGTCGATGAAATGCTGACCGGAAAACGCCGTGAAGGTATTTTCGCCGGCGTGATGACTTTTGTGCGTAAAGCCGTTCAGGCCGTGGCGTTATTTACCGTGGGCCTGCTATTACAACATTACGGATTTACGCCGAAAAGCGCGACGCAACCCGCGGAAGCGGTTTACGGAATTACGCTGGTCTTTGGCACAGGCTCGGTGGTCTTCCTGCTGATTGGCCTTTACAGCGCCATGAAGTTTCGCCTGACCCGCCATAACCATTCCCTGCTGGTCAATGAAATTGAACGTCTGAAAGCCGGTGGCAGTAAATATGATGTGACGCCGGAAACCCGTTTAATCGCCGAGCAACTGACCGGCTGGCCTTACGAAAAATGTTGGGGTGATAACACTATTCTTAGCCAGGCCGAAGGCCATTCCCCGCTGACCTCACCTGAACTTTCCACCGGAGCCGACAATGCAAAGAATTGA